From a region of the Pongo abelii isolate AG06213 chromosome 9, NHGRI_mPonAbe1-v2.0_pri, whole genome shotgun sequence genome:
- the LOC100439875 gene encoding putative glycine N-acyltransferase-like protein 1B isoform X2, which translates to MILLNNSKRLLALFESLARSIPESLKVYGSLFHINHGNPFNMEVLVDSWPEYQMVIIRPQKQEMTDDMDSYTNVYRIFSKDPQKSQEVLKNCEIINWKQKLQIQGFQESLGEGIRAAAFSNSVKVEHSRALLFIMEDILKIHGSNKSKLGSWAETDHLDDELESETPNFKYAQLDVSYAGLVNDNWKLGKNKRSLHYIKRCLGALPAACMLGPEGVPVSWITMDPSCEIGMSYSVEKYQRRGLGTRLMVRYMKYLCQKNIPFYSSVLEENQGAIRIIRALGSIEASCHWHQWICYPQNLVPL; encoded by the exons GTGTATGGCTCTCTGTTTCACATCAATCACGGGAACCCCTTCAACATGGAGGTGTTGGTGGACTCCTGGCCCGAGTATCAGATGGTTATTATCCGACCTCAAAAACAG GAGATGACTGATGACATGGATTCATACACTAATGTATATCGTATATTCTCCAAAGACCCTCAAAAATCACAAGAAGTTTTGAAAAATTGTGAGATCATAAACTGGAAACAGAAACTCCAAATCCAAG GTTTTCAAGAAAGTTTGGGTGAAGGGATAAGAGCGGCTGCATTTTCAAATTCAGTGAAGGTAGAGCATTCGAGAGCACTCCTCTTTATTATGGAAGATATCCTGAAGATCCACGGCTCCAATAAAAGCAAGCTTGGAAGCTGGGCTGAGACAGACCACCTAGATGATGAATTGGAGAG cGAAACTCCCAACTTTAAGTATGCCCAGCTGGATGTGTCTTATGCTGGCCTGGTAAATGACAACTGGAAGCTAGGGAAGAATAAGAGGAGCCTGCATTACATCAAGCGCTGCCTAGGAGCCCTGCCAGCAGCCTGTATGCTGGGCCCAGAGGGGGTCCCTGTCTCATGGATAACCATGGACCCTTCTTGTGAAATAGGAATGAGCTACAGTGTGGAAAAATACCAAAGGAGGGGCCTCGGGACACGGCTGATGGTGCGATACATGAAGTATCTGTGTCAGAagaatattccattttacagctcTGTGCTGGAAGAAAATCAAGGCGCCATCAGAATCATTAGGGCACTAGGTTCCATTGAGGCCTCCTGTCACTGGCACCAATGGATCTGCTACCCACAGAATCTTGTTCCATTGTAG